The nucleotide window CaggtttttcctttgctttaatCAGCCAGCTCCAGTTCCTGAGGAATTTACATAAACCTAAGAACAAGAAAAACCCTACAGCCACATGCTCAAGGTGCTTCCTCAacctcagagccctgtccccacagtATTTTACTCTGAGACATTTCAGTGAAGATTTCCTGATGTCCCACATGAATATTGGCATTCAAAGAACAGCACTTTTTGCTTTGAAGCACCAGAGgaactttaattttttcattcctgctgcccCAAATCCTTTGCTGGGTTCAGTCAGGCTTTTTAAGCAGACAGAACTGATTTTGTGCAGGAAGTTAAAGGGTAAATGATCTTTAATAATCTGACAACAGCAGAGAACACAACTGGAAACTACTCAGTTGCTTAAAGCAAGATATTTTAGGTCAGAGGGTAAGATTTTAGATCTGATATAACTTGTTTTGCTTCTGATCCTAAAGACCAACAGACACCTTGGAAAGGATTTCTCACAGCTCTCATATCCCACTCTCCCCTCCCACACTGCCAATATTTTGAGGCAGATGCCCTTTTAGATCCAAAGTCAGGAACATGAGGCTGCTGCAACAGCTGCAGGCTCTCAGCTTGCTGTATGCCCTGGAGGAGAGGACAtgaaatcccagagctggaccAGGATAAAGTCATCTCTCATCATTAACTGCTCTGGCCTTCAGCTCCGCTTTCAATCATGCAGCAAACCAGCACCTCTATCTCCCcaaaatgtgttattttaatTAGCTTTTCTGATAAGACTAAATCTAATCACCTTTACTTTTAAGCTTTGTATTCTCATCAGCTCAAAGAGATCCAGCTCTCCCAGAAGGAAATCCTGCCTTTGGACAGGTGACAGAGCCAACCACAGTAAGCTGCCCAAAGCTTTGATTCTCACCTCTCTGCCACTATAAAGGAAAAGGACTGTGTTTTTGTTAGAGTGTGGAAGTCAAAAGGCACTGTAAGAGGAAATAAGGACACAAGCATGCAGCTGGTTTTAAAATTCTACACTTCCTTTCAAAAGCTTTAATAGCATCATCTCCAGTAACCCTACAAACCACAAAAGACTGCCTTAAATACAGAACAATCAAAAAATATAATGACCCTCCCACCAAAATTAAACATCATACAGTTGTAGTCTTGTCTTAACACAGAGGGGTCATTCCAGGAGGGCAGCTGCCTTTGGGAGCTGTCACTGGGGCAAAACTACAGACAACAAAATGAAGTGTGAACACTaaacttgtatttttctctgtattttcattcAAAGCTCCAGGTACCCATCAACCTGCAACATCTCTTTGCATAAGCAACTACATTTACTATTTATTTTGACTACAGATTTCACTGAAACATTTAACATATCACAGCAGGGCCTCAAACATCCCTgacagagagagacaaaagctGGAAGCCCTCTGCTTGAAGTATTTCCCCCACTATTTGTCTGTTGAACAAACTTTAAGTTCCTGCAGTTTTTCACTTAGATAAGTGGTATCTGCCTCAGTCAGGTTTTCAGAATCTGACAGGTTTTCCAGGAATCTGGTTCCTGCACAGGGTTTTCCTGTGATGGGATCTATGACATTGCCAACCTTGAACACAATTTCTGCCAGTTCGTGTTTCACGTGTTTGCTCCTTCGCTCGGGCAGAGCTTTCAGAAGAACAATGTCTCCAACAACACACTGCTGCAGGGGGTCATGGGCAAAataggtttttcttttgttaaagaactgtaaaaggaacaaaaagaataaaaaaaaaaaaaaaaaaaaaaagaaaccttgGCATTATATTCCAAAATTATACGACTGTGAATATATAATTAAcattaaataaatttcattGAAGTCTTATGTATCTTTTAAAGTGAGATTCAGTTGGGATCATGAAGAGAAATGCAACTGTGCACTCTACAGGTTCTCCACAGAAAGCACAGCACTACCCTTCTCAATCTCTTGTCAGGATAGTGCTGCCAACTGAGCTTGGAGGAAAGgagatggggaagaaaaagctctgaaacttgctgattttttttttttttcacataaaaagtcttttttcttATTGGAACAGCAGAATTCAGAATcctttaagaaataaattaggttaagaaataaataaaggttCTTGTACTggataaaatattgaaatggaCTCTACAAGATCCATTTTCCAATCCTGACTCTATCCTTAACCTTCTGGTCACAAAAAGCAACTTATTCTACCTCCATGTACCATTGATTCCCTATtcaaaaatggagaaaacacaatttttaatattgcttttGAAGTGCATTGACAAGAGATAAATTCAAGATCACAGAAGTGTTACAATTATGCATACAGAAAAAACAGCTATATAATTTATTGTACAAGTGACTAATAAATTGTCAAGTCCCCAAAGCATGCTCCACATCgacatgaaaaatgaaatctaaGCTTGAAACAACAAAAGCTTCCCTTCCCCAAAAGATCAAATGAAGTGCATTAACAAGGCACTTCAAAGAAATACATTTAGCAGGTAATTTGTAAATCCTCAGCACTCACTGCTTTTCATCCTCTGCACTCACCCCCACAGCCAGATCCTGAGGGAGCTTGATTTGTAAAGAGCTATCAAAACTTTTCAGAGTCAAATCAGCAGAACGTTTCTGCACAAAATACCAAACCCAGCAGGCAAGAGAAGCTGTTCACTGGTGTTACCTTTAGCAAGTAGGGGTCCAGCACCAGCCTTGTCACTCTCACTTTGgcagttttctgcattttggtCCCAATTACTTTCCCCACTATCCATTTTGCATGGATAGGCTCCTCGTGGGACAGACATGGTTCAGTTATGGTCATGCAGTGCCTGGCAGCAAGAAAAGCAGATGGGTTATTGTAACAAAGTAAAAAACATAACTGCTTACTGATCACTACCAAAGTTTTCCTTATTTCAGATTAACAGCTTCATTGGGTCATTTTGTTGGAAGAACAGTTTAGAACTCTAAAAAAGTTTACTGCACTAGCTCAGCCTTTTTGACAATATAGAAGGGATATTATCATGTCATTGTTATCAGTAAAAGTGGACAGAACAGCATGaggacaaaaaaatcccttgaaTCACCCCAGTTGTCACAAAACAATAGAGGAAAAGTGTAGCTGTTGAAATTATTCATTTAACTCACACTCCAGCAGCTGTTTTGGCTGGAAACTGTTCATCAGAACAGAATGCACCCAAACAAGGGAGCAGCCCACAGCTTTTGTTCAGTCATCTGCTTCTGTGCTTCTCATTATCAGCTGAAGCTGATGAAACCTAAGGAAGGTAATGAGCTTCTCAAGCCATAAGTGACACATCAAAGAACTGTCTGATCTATAGCACATGTATTTGCTTTTAAGTTTTCCCCTGCAAGTAAATTATATTCCATTACCTTATTCGGTTTAGTTAGGGAGAGCTTTCTGTACCACTCTTGTAAGAGTCAGGGGAAAAACCAACAGAAGAATCGATATTAAAACTGATGGAGATTAATGACCATTCTCTCTCCCATTCAGATATGTCGTTAAGCACAATCAACACCGGGGAATTCTCCACACCCTTCAATTTGTAAGACACTTGCTTTGATATCGTAACACATCAAAATAAGAGTTATAGTgatacagggatgcagccaTAGGATGGAACTCTTGAGCAAATACTCGggggctgcttttccctggccTGACTGAGCTGTGGAAAGAGCAATGTGAGGAGGGCTAAACACCCCACACAGgtctgtgcagcacaggcaACACCCGCTGAGCACCGACAGGAAGagataaaagaagaaatgggCGCAGAGAGGGAGCCCTCAGCCCCCCCACCGCGGCTCCCCACAGCGCTCCGCGCCAGGCCctgcccgcagccgccgcgCCAGCAGGGCCGCgcaggcagcagggctcaggcgGGCGGGTCACGCAgcacccagggcacagccccggTACCGGgagcccccacagcccagccacgGGAGCCCCGGCCCCTCTCaccgccgctgccgccgccgaGCCTCGGGGCCTTAAAGGGACGGGCCCGGAACGGGCGGCGCTGAGCACGGAAGCGCCGCGCggcgggaaggggcggggccgggggcggggccagaGGGGGCGGGGCCTCCCTGCCCTATTTAAAGCGCCGCCGGCGGCCGCCCCCTCAGAGGCGCTGAGGGAGGAGCCAGCTGGGGTATTGGGTGGCTGGAGTCATTAAAGTTAGAAGAGATCCCTAAGAGCGCATTAAAGATGCTTTAAGGGTGGTGGAGGGTGCGCAAGGGAAGCCTtaagaggaaaagctgaggtCATTTGGTTTGTTTAGCCTAAGGAAGATGGGATTGAGGTCAGACCGAGTTGTGGTCTTCAGTATTCTCGTGAGGGGAAGGTGTGGGGTAGGTACGGATCTCTTCTGTCTCGTGTGTGAcaaagctggagctgagccaggggaggtttatTTTGGGTATTGGGGGAAGTTTTGTCACCTAGAGAGTGGTGGaacattggaacaggctcctTGAGGCAGTGGCCCCAAagctgacagagctcaagaacTCAGATGAACAATAGAATTCCTGGGATGTTCTGTGCACTGTCAGAAGTTGGACTCAATGTTCCTGgtgggtcccttctaacccaggatattctgtgattgttTGCTTTCAAGTCCAACTGTGTatccatcactgctgctgtaACCCCAAACCACGTCACCcagacatttccagggatgctCACCCACCACCTCTCTAGGCAACCTCTTCCCATTCCTGACCACCCAaacagtgaaaacattttttctaatCTCTAATCTGAATCTCCCATCTCAGTTTAAGGCTGTTTTCTCACTACAAGCACAGTAGAAGAGTTGACCCTTCCTGACCACAACCTGCTCTCAGGTAATTGTGGGGAGTGAAGtttctccctgagctcctcttCCAGACAAACACTGGGTGTGGGTGCTGAGGGACCCCTTTccatggaattttggggatggAGCTACTCTCAGTGCAGCCTCTTGGAGGTTTCTGCTCATCAACAAGTGTTGAGCTCTTCCCCCTGCTGTTAAGTGATCAAATCTTGAAGGTTTCCACATAAATCTGGAATAATTATGGTAGATATGGAGTGAGAGCTGGCCTGTCCTTGCTATTCATAACCTGGCAGATCCTCAGTTTCTGTAAACCTGTATATAAAATGGAGGggtaaccaaaaaaaaaaaaaaacccaaaaaacaaaaatccaaaccactTAGAAACTGAATAATGGCCAAATTATTGGATTTTGAGGTAATGTGCTCCTGGTTTTTCCCTGTGACTTCAGGCTGAGGCCATccctgtttttatt belongs to Oenanthe melanoleuca isolate GR-GAL-2019-014 chromosome 19, OMel1.0, whole genome shotgun sequence and includes:
- the MRPS17 gene encoding LOW QUALITY PROTEIN: 28S ribosomal protein S17, mitochondrial (The sequence of the model RefSeq protein was modified relative to this genomic sequence to represent the inferred CDS: deleted 1 base in 1 codon), whose protein sequence is MSVPRGAIHAKWIVGKVIGTKMQKTAKVRVTRLVLDPYLLKFFNKRKTYFAHDPLQQCVVGDIVLLKALPERRSKHVKHELAEIVFKVGNVIDPITGKPCAGTRFLENLSDSENLTEADTTYLSEKLQELKVCSTDK